The following is a genomic window from Geoalkalibacter halelectricus.
AGAACTGATTAAGGTTGTGCAGTGCGTGCATTTTGCATACAGACCAAAACATAGATTTTATTTGCTGACATCATGCACCATCACTCCGATCTCATCATCAAACCTGCGCAATCCGTTTTTTCTGGACAGGGTTTCCGGTTTTGAGTGAACAGGGTTTCCGGTTTTGAGTGGACAGTGAATCCGGTTTGAACTGGACAGTGTTTTTTCTCGATTCTTCCTGTCGCGGTTTCGGGTTCGGGGTGTCCAATCTACTTGCTCTTTGACATCAGTTTTCTCATCGATTCTCCCTTCATGGTGATCCGGTGCGCGTTGTGAACCAGTCGGTCGAGCACCGCGTCAGCAATGGTCGGATCGCCGATGGTGTCGTGCCATTTCTCCGTCGGGATCTGGCTGACGACAATGGTCGAGGTGATGCCGTGGCGGTCTTCGAGTACTTCCAGGATGTCCCGTCGCTCCTTGTCGCCCAGCTTGGCCAAGCCCCAATCGTCGATGATCAAGATGGCGTATTTGGCCAGGCGACTCAGCAGTTTGCCGTAACTGCCGTCGGCCCGGGCTATGTGCAGATCCTGGAGCAGGCGCGGCAGCCGAAGGTAGTGGGCGCTGTACCCGCTGCGACAGGCGCTGTTGGCCAGAGCGCAGGCGATGAAGGTCTTGCCGCTGCCGGTGGGGCCGGTGACGATGACGTTCTGCGTGCCCTTTACCCAGCCGTTTTGCGTCAGGGAGAGGATCGCGTCCTTGGCGAGTCCCCTTGGGGTGCGAAAGTCGATCTCTTCGGGACAGGCACCGGCGTAGCGCAGCTTGGCTCCCCGCAGCAGGTTGGTCAACCGGCGGTTGTCCCGGTGGGTCATCTCCCGGTCGACGAGCATCCCCAGGCGTTCTTCGAAGGCGAGTTCGCCATACAGGGGGCTCTGGCTCTG
Proteins encoded in this region:
- the istB gene encoding IS21-like element helper ATPase IstB is translated as MMVEMTLGKLHQLKLAGMAEALSEQSQSPLYGELAFEERLGMLVDREMTHRDNRRLTNLLRGAKLRYAGACPEEIDFRTPRGLAKDAILSLTQNGWVKGTQNVIVTGPTGSGKTFIACALANSACRSGYSAHYLRLPRLLQDLHIARADGSYGKLLSRLAKYAILIIDDWGLAKLGDKERRDILEVLEDRHGITSTIVVSQIPTEKWHDTIGDPTIADAVLDRLVHNAHRITMKGESMRKLMSKSK